In Sulfitobacter albidus, the following proteins share a genomic window:
- a CDS encoding protein adenylyltransferase SelO, whose product MENRIPFDNSFARLPETFYTRLDPTPVKAPRMLAWNAPLAAELGVGVPDAQIYSGNAVPEGAEPLAQLYAGHQFGNYTAQLGDGRAILLGEVRDSAGTRRDIQLKGAGRTPYSRGGDGRAWLGPVLREYVVSEAMHALGIPTTRALAAVTTGEDIFRETALPGAVLTRVAASHLRVGHFQIYAHRGEIEALRRLTDYAIARHAPEAKGPLDLLRSVCARQADLVARWMSVGFIHGVMNTDNCTISGETIDYGPCAFMDDFHVGRVFSSIDQQGRYAFGNQPNIAVWNMAQFATALIQQMENRDAAVESATKIIHAMPAQIEAAWTKAFAAKLGITTPREGDAELAQDLLDLMQQDGADFTNTFRALAEGAAEAQITDRAAFQDWQTRHRARIAGEPDPQRVMRAANPVLIPRNHRIEQMIAAAVAGDMAPFERLTTALANPYTETDTDLAKPPTPSEIVPATFCGT is encoded by the coding sequence ATGGAAAACCGCATCCCCTTCGACAACAGCTTCGCCCGCCTGCCCGAGACGTTTTACACCCGTCTGGACCCCACACCGGTGAAGGCGCCGCGTATGCTGGCATGGAACGCGCCATTGGCGGCAGAGCTGGGCGTGGGTGTGCCCGATGCGCAGATCTACAGTGGCAATGCGGTGCCCGAGGGGGCGGAGCCGCTGGCGCAGCTCTACGCCGGGCACCAGTTCGGCAACTACACCGCGCAGCTGGGTGACGGGCGCGCGATCCTGCTGGGGGAGGTGCGCGACAGCGCGGGCACCCGGCGCGATATCCAGCTGAAGGGCGCGGGCCGCACCCCCTATTCACGCGGCGGCGACGGGCGCGCGTGGCTGGGGCCGGTACTGCGCGAATATGTGGTGAGCGAGGCGATGCACGCGCTGGGCATCCCCACGACCCGCGCGCTGGCCGCCGTGACCACGGGCGAGGATATCTTTCGCGAGACCGCCCTGCCCGGCGCCGTGCTGACCCGCGTGGCCGCAAGCCACCTGCGCGTGGGCCACTTCCAGATCTACGCGCATCGCGGCGAGATTGAAGCACTCAGGCGCCTCACGGACTACGCCATCGCGCGCCACGCGCCAGAGGCGAAGGGCCCGCTGGATCTGCTGCGCAGCGTCTGCGCGCGGCAGGCCGATCTGGTGGCGCGCTGGATGTCCGTGGGATTTATCCACGGGGTGATGAACACCGACAATTGCACGATCTCGGGCGAGACAATTGACTACGGCCCCTGCGCCTTCATGGATGATTTCCACGTGGGCCGGGTGTTTTCCTCGATCGACCAGCAGGGCCGCTATGCCTTTGGCAACCAGCCCAACATCGCCGTTTGGAACATGGCCCAATTCGCCACGGCGCTGATCCAGCAGATGGAGAATCGCGACGCGGCGGTGGAGAGTGCGACAAAGATCATCCACGCGATGCCCGCGCAGATCGAGGCCGCCTGGACCAAAGCCTTCGCCGCCAAACTCGGCATCACAACCCCGCGCGAGGGCGACGCGGAGCTGGCCCAGGACCTGCTGGACCTGATGCAACAGGACGGCGCGGATTTCACCAATACCTTCCGTGCGCTTGCGGAGGGCGCCGCCGAAGCCCAGATCACCGACCGCGCCGCCTTCCAGGACTGGCAGACCCGCCACCGCGCCCGCATCGCCGGGGAACCCGATCCGCAACGGGTCATGCGCGCGGCAAACCCCGTCCTCATCCCGCGCAATCACCGCATCGAGCAGATGATCGCCGCCGCCGTCGCGGGCGACATGGCCCCGTTCGAGCGGCTGACAACCGCTCTCGCAAA
- a CDS encoding CBS domain-containing protein has translation MAPKNHPGMQLKDRPEFANKPKPLSFTADATVQEAVAAMCKKNFGAVVVVDTDDKVIGVMTERDVMRKLVNEGRDAATTTVGDLMTDNPRLARETDDVLDWLRIMSNDRFRRLPVVDAEGRIKAIFTQGDFVSYTWPDMVYHAKELAKASIGKNWGLALIGGGIMIYSLLMVLVLRSL, from the coding sequence ATGGCCCCCAAGAACCACCCAGGCATGCAGCTCAAGGATCGACCAGAGTTCGCGAATAAACCAAAGCCGCTGAGCTTTACCGCCGATGCCACCGTGCAGGAAGCGGTGGCGGCCATGTGCAAGAAGAATTTTGGCGCCGTTGTCGTCGTCGACACGGACGACAAGGTGATCGGCGTGATGACCGAACGCGATGTGATGCGCAAACTCGTCAACGAGGGCCGCGACGCGGCGACCACCACCGTGGGTGATCTGATGACCGACAATCCACGGCTCGCGCGCGAGACCGACGATGTGCTCGACTGGCTGCGCATCATGTCCAACGACCGCTTCCGCCGTCTGCCCGTGGTCGATGCGGAAGGGCGGATCAAGGCGATCTTCACCCAGGGCGATTTTGTCAGCTACACATGGCCCGACATGGTCTACCACGCGAAAGAGCTGGCAAAGGCCAGCATCGGCAAGAATTGGGGCCTCGCACTGATTGGCGGGGGCATCATGATCTATTCGCTGCTGATGGTGCTGGTGCTGCGGTCGCTCTAG